GTCGACCTCGCGCTCCGTGTCGTGACTGGCCTGCAGGTCGTTCTGCGCCTGCACGTAGATCTCGCCCGCGCGCAGCGGCGCCACCGCCGCCACGGCGCCGACGAGCAGCAGAACAGCCGCCGCCCCCAGGGCGACGGCCGGTCCCCGTCTATTCACCCTTCTCCTCCCCCGCGGCCGCCTCGCGCGCGGCCTGATCGGCCTCGATCATCTCGCCCCAGGTCTCGGCGTCCTTGTCCTTGTAGCCCATGCTCACCGAGAGGATCGTCCCGTCGGAGCCCACCAGCACGTTGAAGGGGACGGCGCGGCCGCCCAGCTTGCGGTAGGCCTCCTGGTTGGAGTCCAGGTAGACGGGGAACTCGATCTTGTGACGGTGCACGAAGGGCCGCACCTGCTTGGCGGTGCGAGGGTCGTCGATGCTCACCGACACCACGCGGAAACCCCTGTCCGCCCACTTGGCCTGGAACTCCTTGAGCTTGGGCTGCTCGGCCAGGCAGGGCTTGCACCAGGTCGCCCAGAAGTTGAAGAGCACGGGGCCGTCGCCGATGAGCTCGCTCACCGCGTGGGGTGTGCCCTCCAGGTCCTCGAGCGAGAAGCTGGGCACCTGCTGATCCGCGGCCAGCGCGGGCAGCACGAACAGTCCGAGAGCCAGGGCCAGAAGGCCGATGCGTCGCATGTCGCGTCCTTTCGCTATGCGTTGACCTACTTGAGCAGGGTCATCTTGCCCGTGGCGACCTCGCCGCCCAGACTCACGCGGGTGAAGTAGGTGCCGCTGGCCAGGTCGTGTCCGCTGGCGTCCACGGCCGTGAAAGGCACGGCGTTCTCGCCGGCCGTCACCGGCACGCGGAAGCTCGCCACCTGGCGGCCCTGCAGGTCGAGCACGTCCACGCGGGCCAGTCCGTCGGCGGGCGCGCGGAAGCGCAGGGTCGTCTTGGGGTTGAAGGGATTGGGCTGGTTGGGCAGCAGCGTGAGCGCCGCGGGCAGCGCCGGCGTGTCCGACGCGGACGGCTGCGCCAGCGCGGTCAGCGCGTTGTCGAGGACGGCGCCCAGGCTGGCGGCGTCGAGGTCCGCCAGGTCGAAGCCGAGGAAGGCGACGCGCTTGGTCCCCGTGCTGAGGATCCCCGCCGTGCCGCCCGTGCCGTAGCCGAACTGCGCGGCGCCGGCGCGGGTGAGGCGGATGACGTCCGGGTCGGCCATGGGATCGTTCAGGGTGAAGCTGAGGCCGTCGCCCAGGTCGCTGCCGGCGAGGCCGTCCACCTGGGTGTCGCCGAAGTCGGCCTCGTAGCCGGCGTCGAGGTTGTCGGCCACCCACTGCACGTTGGCCGTGCTGTAGTTCGGGCTCGCCGGATCGCAGAGGTCGTAGCCGACCTCGTCGCCGCTGACCAGCAGCGAGCCGCCGCCGCCGAGGAAGTCGCCGAGCACGGCGCGGTCCGCGGCGTCCAGGGTCTCGCCGTTCTCGCCGGTGATCCAGAGCGTCGCGGGGAAGGCCTGCAGGGAGGCGAGATCGACTTCCTGCAGCGCGCGCGGCCAGTGGCCGGCGAAACGGCTGCCCAGCTGGGCGCGGATGGCGTCCATGTGGTCGAAGCTCAGGAAGGCGTCGCCGGTGTCGTCCACGGCGAGCACGTCGCAGCCCGAGTGGATGGCCACGAAGTTCTGCGTGTCCTCCAGGCCCGGCGCGCTCTGGCTCGACACGCGCAGGCTCGAGTAACCCGTGCCCGGCTCCGTGCCGAAGAAGTAGGCCACGCCGATGTCGACGGTGCCGCCCGGATCGATGGAGCCCGTGGATACGTCGTTGACGTTGGGCGCGTAGCAGAAGTCGCCCACGCAGATCGACGCGCTCCAGATCAGGTCGTCGGGGACGAGCTGCTCCTTGTGGATGTCGTAGGTGTCGCGCTCGTCGCCGGTGTTGGTGATCGTGCTGTAGATCTCGATGAAGGCGAACTCGTCGTCGACGATCACGTGCACGGGGGTGTCCCAGGTGTACTCCACCAGGGCGAGAGCGGGCGCGGCCGCGAGACAGGCGACGAGGGTCGCCAGGACGGCGAGCGTGGACTTGCGGAACGTCAGCATCAAGGACCTCCGGTGGCTTCGACCGCAGCATCGAGAATGAGTTTGCTATCCGAATCCTGGACGAAGACGACCGCGCGGAGGTCGTCGACGTCGACAACGTCAAAATCGGGCGTGAAGGTGACGCTTCCAGAGAACGTGCCGCCGGTGCTCAGCGTGACAGGCTCGCCGAGAGGATGGTTGAAGCCGGCGTCCTCGCCGTTCACGTGCCGCACGGTGTTGCGGTAGTCGGTCTGGCCGTTGGGCGCGTCGAACTCCACGTAGTTTTCGATGAGCACGAGATAGAGCCGCCAGTTCCCCGCGGGGGGCGCGCGCAGGACCGTCCCTTCGGCGCTCACGGTCACCTCGGCGCCGGCGACGCTGTGCGCGACGGTCATCTCCAGCGTGGGCTCGAGCGCGAGCCTGGCCTCGATGAGCTGCCCGATCTCCACCGCATCGGAGGGCACGCCCACCGCCTCGCCGTCCACGCGGATGTGCGGCAGCTGGGAGATGCCGTAGAAGTTGTTGCGCGAACCGTCGTTCGCGTAGTGGCCCAGCAGGATGTTGTAGAGGAAGAAGGGGTCGCTCGGCGCCGGGAAGTTGGGATGCCAGGCGATGGGCATGGCCGTCCCCGAGGCCGCCCCCACCGCGGTCCACATGGCCTCGTCGGCCGCGGGACAGGGCACGCAGCCGGTGTTGGAAAAGTCCTCGAGGAGCACCAGACGCGTCGCGGCGGCCTCGCCCACGAAGGTGACCGTGCGCTCCTCGTCCGAGGCGAGCGTGACGGTCAGCTCGCCGGGCGTGAAGGTCCAGCCCTCCTTGGCGACGCCCACGGTCAGCGGCGCTTCGGCGGGCAGCTCGAAGGTGGCCGGCGCCGTCTGGGCCTGCAGCAGCCCGCCGATGGAAATCGCGACGCCGTCGATGGCCCCGCCGTCTGCTTCCTGCGCGAGCACCGTGAGCTGGCCGGGCGCGTCCCGCTCGGTCAGGACCGGGTCCTTCTGCCCGCAGAGGCTGAACTGGAGCAGGATGAACAGGGGGAACAGGCTCAATAGGCGCATGAAGTCCCAGATCCTTCGCACACGCGCCGCCGCCCCGCGGACATCCACCATCGGGACGGCTGAGCGCTCGTGGGGAGCGGCTGTAGAATACCAGAATCTCCTGGAAACGACAACCCCACATTTCCACGCAAGTGAAGGCCTCATAACGAGATACTTCGCTATGTTGCGGAAAGCCGCGACTTTAGGACGCCCCCGGCGCCGAGAGCGCCAGGCGCCAGCGCAGCCCCAGGTCCAGGGACTCTAGCAGGACGTCGCGGCCGGGACGGCGGGCGCCGTCCAGGGCGGCCAGGCTGCGGGCCAGCGCCCTCAGCTTGAGTCGTTGGCGGTAGCTCGCGCCGGTCTCGGCGAGGCGGGCGTCGAGCCAGGCGGCGTCGACGGCGTCGAGCGTCCCCACCCTGCCAGCGCGCAGACGCCGCCGCGCGCGAAGGATCCGCCGCCGCAGCGCGCAGGCGGCCGCCGGGGACAGGCGGTCCGCGCCCGGCCGGCCGCGCCAGGCGGGCACTTCGAGGATGAGGTCGATGCGGTCCAGCAACGGCCCCGACACCCGCCCACGGTAGCGCTGCACCTGCCCGGGCGTGCAGCGGCAGTGCTCGCGTCCGCGCAGGCTCTGTCCGCAGGGGCAGGGGTTCATGGCGGCCGCGAGCTGGAAGCGCGCGGGCCAGCGCAGGCTGCCGGCGCCGCGGCTCACCAGCAGCGCGCCGTCTTCGAGCGGCTCGCGCAGGGCTTCGAGAACGTCGCGGCGGAACTCCGGCAGCTCGTCGAGAAAGAGCAGACCGCGGTGCGCGAGGCTCAACTCGCCGGGTCGTCCCCCGCTCCCCTGCCGGCCGATGAGGCCCGCGAGGCTGAGACTGTGGTGGGGCGCGCGCAGCGGACGGCCGCGGGAGCCGTCCACGGGCAGGCCCGCGGCCGAGCGCAGCGCCATGACCTCGCGGCGCTCGTCGCGATCCAGGGGCGGCAGCAGCGCGCCCAGCGCGCGGGCCAGCGTGGACTTGCCGTTGCCGGGCGCGCCGACCAGCAGCACGTTGTGCCCGCCCACGGCGGCCGCGGCCAGCGCGCGGGCGAGACGCGCGCCCCCGGGCAGCAGTAGCGGACGCGCCCGCTCCCTCGCGGCCGGCAGGCGCAGCGCGGGCGCTGCGGGCGCGCCGCGGCCCTCCACCCAGTCCACCACCGCGCGCAGCGTATCGAAGAGCAGGAGCGGCGACCCGGCGAGGTAGGCGGCTTCGGCCGCGTTGCCGCAAGGCAGCACGAGGCCCGCCGACCCGTCGGCGAGCGCTGCCTGCCCCAGGGGCAGCGCGCCGCGCAGGGGCAGCAGACGGCCGTCCAGGCCCAGCTCGCCGAGCAGGCACCAGTCGCGCCCGCGGCGCGGCGCGAGCTGTCCGCTCACCTCCAGCAGACCCAGCGCCATGGGCAGGTCGAAGGCCGTCCCCTGCTTCGGCTCCTCCGCGGGCGCCAGGTTCACGGTGACGCGCCCCGCGGGCACGCCGAAGCCGCTCTCCCGCAGCGCCCCGTAGACGCGCTCGCGGCTCTCGCGCGTGGCCGCGCCGGCCAGCCCGACGAGGCTGAGGCCGGGCAGGCCCCGCGCCATCTGGACCTCCACGCGCACGGGCATCCCCTCGACCCCACGAAGACTCGCGCCGCGCCAGCTGCTGTGCATGCTCCTCCCCCGCCGGTCGGGCCGGCGGCGGGACGCTGCAAGCGCGGTACCGTCCGCGGAGGGCGCGCTGGCGCGGGTCCTTTGCCGGCGCGGTCAACCGGGGATGTCAGGCGGCCGGCGGGGTGTTCACGGCGTGGACGTTTCTCGCTTGACAGTGCCTTCGCCCACGCTAACATTTTCGCACGCTCCCCTCGACGCAGGGGAGGGAGCGCCCCCAGCGCGGGGCTCCGCGGACGTCAACCAGGGTCGGAGACTGATGAGCAGCAGCAAGAAGCCGGTCACCTGCGACGAGTGCGGCGGAACGGGCATCCTCGAGGACGACGAGTGCCCCTTCTGCCTGGGTGAGGGCCGCATCGAGGTCGACGAGGACGAGACCTGGGAGCAGTCGGAGGACGCGGAGGATTTCGACGAGGAGTTCGACGAGCTCCTGGACGACGAGATCGGCGACGAGGACGACCTCTACTAGCTCCGCCGCCGCGCCGCGCCGTCGGGCGACCGGCCCCGTTCCCAGCGACGCTCCCCCCCGAACAGCGCGACGGCGAGCGCCAGCGCCAGGCCCAGGGCGGCAAACGCGCGCAGACCGCGCACTCCCCCCCAGTTCAGCAGCAGCGCCGCCGCCGCGGCCGCCGCGGCCCACCCGTTCAGCACGGCCAGTGCGCGGCCGATGCCGCTGCCACGGTCCAGCAGCCGATGCGTCGCGTGCCGTCGGTCCCCCACCCAGAGCGGGCGTCCCTCGCGCCACCGGATCCAGAACACCGTGCAGCTGTCGTAGAGCGGCAGGGCGACGACGAAGGGCAGCAGCCAGGGGCTCAGCCCCGCCCGCGGCACCAGGAGCAGACTGAACAGCGCGAGCGTGTAGCCGAGCACGGTGGCGCCCGCGTCCCCCATGTAGAGTCGCGCCGAGGGACGATTCCACCAGAGGAAGCCCGCCAGCGCGCCGGCCAGCGGCCAGAGCGGCGCGGCCAGCGCCGGGACGCCGGCCACACCGAAGCTCAGCGCCAGCGCCACGGCGCCGGTCAGCGCGAGCGTGCCGGCGGCGCCGTCCATGTTGTCGAGAAAGTTCATCGCGTTGACGAGCCCCAGCACCCAGACGAGTCCCAGCGCGACCGCCAGGCCGCCGGGATCGAGCCAGCCGCGCAGCTCGGGCAGCAGGAGCAGCGCCGCCAGCAGCTGGCCGAGCAGGCGGCGTCGCGGACCGAGGCCGCGGCGGTCGTCGAGCATGCCGACGACGAGCAGCCAGAGCGAACCGGCGAGCCAGCGTAGCAGGAGTCCGCGCTCGGCATCCGGCCAGGTGAGGGTCAGCCCCGCCAGCAGCCCGAGCACGATCGCCGCGCCGCCCAGCACGGGGATGGGACGGCTCTGAAGCTTGCGCTCGCCTGGCGCGTCGAGGAAGCGCAGACGCCCCGCCGCGGCGATGGCCGCGCGGCCGAGCAGCAGGCTGACCAGGCAGGCCGTGATGACGCCGAGGGTCGCAGGCACGGAAGTCCTTCGAGCTGGGCTCAGAGACCGCGGTAGTGCTCCAGCTCCAGGCGGTCCTGCGCGAGGTCGAGATCCAGGGTCACGAGGTCGAGGCGATAGAGTCCGCGCCAGCCCCGGCGCAGCACCTCCTCGCGCAGCCCGGCGCGGAGCAGGGCATGCTTGCGCGGATTCACGCTCTCCACCGCGCGTCCGTAGCGGTCGCCGCGGCGCATGCGCACCTCGACGCCCACGAGACATGACCCGTCGACCGCGAGGAGGTCAATCTCTTTCTGGCCCACGCGCAGGTTGCGCGCGAGCACGCGCCAGCCGCGCAGTGCGAGGTAGTCCGCGGCAAGGGTCTCACCGAGCGCGCCCAGCGCGCGTCGATTTCGCGGCGACGGGGAACCAGCGTTCACAGAAGCTCCGTCGGTGCAGGGGGCAGGGCCCCAGGCGCAGGAGGGCGTCGATGTGCGCGTCGCTGCCATAGCCCTTGTGACCGGCGAAGCCGTAGCCCGGCCACTCGGCGTCGGCCTGCACCATCAGCGCGTCGCGGTGCACCTTGGCCAGCACCGAGGCGCCGGCGATGGCGAGGCTCTTCGCGTCGCCGTCCACCACCGCGCGGCTGATGCGCGCGCCGGCGGGCAGCTCGCGGCCGTCGATCAAGACGCGCTCGGCGCGCGGGCGCAGCGCGCGCAGTGCCTCGGCCATGGCGCGGAACACGGCCTGGCGGATGCCGATGGCGTCCACGGTGGCCGCGTCCACGTCGGCGACCGCCCAGCTGACCGCATCGGCGCGCAGCCGCTCCGCCCAGCGCTCGCGCGCGGCGGGCGTGAGGCGCTTGGAGTCGTCGAGGCCGGGGGCGTGGTAGTCCGGGGGCAGGATCAGCGCGCCCGCGCTGACGGGGCCGGCCAGCGGGCCGCGGCCCACCTCGTCCACGCCCGCGAGCCGCTGCCCCGCGGCCTCGTGGCGGTCGAAGGCGGCGAGTTCCGCCCAGCGCGCCTCGCGCGCCGCGTGGCGCACGGCCTCGCGCCGCAAGCGCGATGCCAGCTGGCGGGAGCCCTGGCGGGGATCGTCATCGAGGAGAAGGAGCCACGGCGCGCGCTCCGGGGGGGCGAGCGCGGTCAGCGCCGCCGTCTGCTCGGCGACGCTCGCGGCCCGAAACGCAGCGGCGTCGGCCAGGACCACCGCGCTGGGGGCGGGATCCGGGGCCGACGCCGTCGTGGCGCTCCCAGACATGGGGGCGCCGGCTAGTCCTGCTTGGCGACGTGGTCGCGGCGGCTGGCGATGCGCGCCTTCTTGCCGCTCAGACCGCGCAGGTAGTAGAGCTTCGCGCGGCGCACCTTGCCGCGACGCACCACCTCGAGGTCGCTGATGTTGGGGCTGTGCAGCGGGAAGACGCGCTCCACGCCGATGTTGCCGGAGATCTTGCGCACCGTGAAGGTGGCCTCGATGCCGCTGCCGCGCCGCTGGATCACCGTGCCCTGGAAGGGCTGGAACCGCTCCTTGTTGCCCTCGATCACCTTGACGCGGAATTTCACCGTGTCGCCCACGTTGAAGTCCGGCACGGCGTCCTTCAGCTGCTGGTTCCGGATCGCATCGACGATGTTCATGGCCCTGTCCTCCGCCTTGTGGGCCGGCCCGCGCCGGCTGGGCTTCCTTGTCTTCCCGGCTTCGCTGCTCCTCGGGACCGTCAGTCCTCGAGCAGATCCGGGCGGTGCTTCCTCGTCAGGCGCAGGGACTCCTCCCGGCGCCAAGCCTCGATCAGCGCGTGGTTGCCGCCCTTCAGCACCGGCGGCACCTCGAGGCCGCGGTAGCTCTCCGGCCGCGTGTAGTGCGGCCAGTCCAGGAGGCCCGACTTGTCCGCGCCGAAGGAATCGGTCTCGGCCGACTCCAGGTCGCTCATCACGTCCGGCAGCAGCCGCACCACCGCGTCGATGATGCAGAGCGCCGCCGGCTCGCCGCCGGTGAGGATGAAGTCCCCGAGGGAGATCTCCTCGCTCACCACCAGCTCGCGCACCCGCTCGTCCACGCCCTTGTAGCGTCCGCAGACGAGCGTGATCTCGCTCTCGCCGCTCAACCGCTTCGCGGTGGCCTGGTCGAAGGGCCGCCCGCGGGGCGAAAGCAGGATCACCGGGTGCCCCGGATACTCGCTCTGGACGAGCAGCGACTCCACCGCGTCGACCATCGGCGGCGCCATCAGGATCATGCCCGCGCCGCCGCCGTAGGCGTAGTCGTCGATCGTCCCGTGCCGGTCCACGGCGAAGTCCCGCGGACTGGCGAAGCGATAGTCCACCACCCCGCGCTCGATGGCCCGCTCCAGGATGCCCACGCGCAGCGCGCTGCGCAGGAAGTCCGGGAACATCGTGACCACGCTGATGACCACGCCGCTCCCTCGCTACAGCTCCAGGAGACCGTCCGGGGGATCGATCTCGATGACCCCCTCCGCCCAGTCGATGCCGCAGAGGATGGGCGGGACGAAGGGTATCGCGTAGTCCTTCGTCTCGCCCTTCACCTGCAGCAGCGGCTGGCCCGGCATGGGCGTGAGCGCCGTCGCGCGGCCCAGCGCCTCGCCGCCGGCGAGCCGCACCTCCATGCCCTCCACCTGCCAGCTGCGGGGCACGTCCGGCAGCGCGACGTCCGGCTCGCCCACCAGCTGCAACTCCGCGTCGCGCAGCGCCTCGGCGGCGTTGCGGTCGGCCAGAGCCTCGAGGCGCAGCACCAGACAGTCGCCGGAGGGCCGGCTGCCCAGCACCTTCACGTCCCGCTCCTCGCCGGCGAGGGCCAGCTTGAGCCGGGACGAGGTGAGCGCCTCCGGCCAGAAGTCCTCGCTGGGCAGGAGCTTCACCTCGCCCTTGATGCCTACGGGGCGCACCAGACGCCCCAGCTCGATCCGCCGCGGGGCGGCCTCACTCGTGCTCACGGATCCGGAGGCTGACCTTCCGCTCCTCCCTGCGGCCCACCGCCGAGAGCAGTGTGCGCAGCGCCTCGGCGGTCTTGCCGTGCCGGCCGATGAGACGGCCGAGGTCGTCGGGCGCCAGCAGGAGCGTGTAGACGTCCTCCGGTCCCTCGGCTTCCTTCTCGATGCTCACCTGCTCCGGCGCCTCCACCAGGGAGTCGGCGATGTAGCGGAGCAGCTTTTCCACCTGGGCCATCCGCTAGGCCTCCGCCCCGTCGGCCTCGCCGGACTCCGCGGGCGCCTCGGCGGCGGCAGCGGCGGCCTCGGCGTCGGCCTTGGCCTTCGCGGCGGCCACGGCGGCGACGCGCGCGTCTTCCTTCTTCTGCGCCTTCTTGTCGGCGCGGCTGGGCGACGCGGCCCGGGGCTTCGGCTGCTTGGCCTTCCAGGCCTCCAGGCGCGCCTCGAGATCCGCGGGCTCGACGCCCTCGCTGAGGAGGCGGTGCTTCTCCATCAGGCCCTGCCGGCGGATCAGATTCTCCGCGGTGCCCGAGGGCTCGGCGCCCTGGCCCAGCCAGTGGAGGATGCGATCCTCGTTCAGATTGATCTCGGTGGCCTTGGGCACCGGGTTGTAGGTGCCGAGATTCTCGATGTAGCGGCCATCGCGCCGGGCCCGGGAATCCACCACCACCAGGCGGTAGAAGGGCCGCTTCATGGAACCCATTCGCGTCAGACGGATCTTCGTCGACAAGGGAGAAACCTCCGGTTCAGTTGCCTGGCCCGCCGCGCATGGGGCCCGGGACGCGACCCCGGCCCTTCATCCGGCCGAGGGTCTTCATCATCTTCTTCATCTCGCCGTGCTGCCTGAGCAGCTGATTGACGTCTTGCACCGTGGTGCCGCTGCCGCGCGCGATGCGCCGGCGGCGGCTGCCGTCGATGATCTCGGGGCGCCGACGCTCCTGCCGCGTCATCGACTGGATGATCGCCCGCACACGCGTGAGCTGGCCCTCATCCGCCTCGAAGCCCTGGGACTGGAGCTTGCTCATCCCGGGCAACATGCCGAGGATCTTGTTCAGCGGCCCCATCTTCTGCAGCTTCTCGATCTGCCCCAGCATGTCCTCGAGATCCAGTCCCTGCTTGCGCAGCTTCTGCTCGAGTTGCTGGGCCTCGGCGAGATCCTGCTCCTGCTGGACCTTCTCCACCAGGGACAGGACGTCGCCCATGCCGAGGATCCGCCCGGCCATGCGGTCGGGGTGGAAGGCCTCGACGTCCTTCACGGTCTCGCCCACGCCCACGAACTTGATGGGCAGGCCGGTCACCGCGCGCACCGATAGGGCGGCGCCGCCGCGGGCGTCGCCGTCCAGCTTGCTCAGCAGGACGCCGGTGAGCGGCAGCCGGTCCTTGAAGGCCTCGGCCACGCGCACGGCCTCCTGGCCGGTCATCGCATCCACCACCAGGAGGATCTCGTCGGGGCGCAGGCGCGCGTTCAGCCCTTCGAGCTCTCCCATCAGCGCCTCGTCCACGTGCAGGCGCCCGGCGGTGTCCAGCAGCATCAGATCGCAGAGCCGGGCGCGCGCGTCGGCGCGTCCGGACTCGGCGATGACGCCCACGTCCTTCTCGTCCCGATCCAGGAAGACCGGGATGTCGATCTGGCGGCCCAGGACCTCCAGCTGGTCCATCGCCGCGGGGCGCTGGATGTCCGCGCCCACCAGCAGCGGCCGCCGTCCCTGGCGCCGCAGCAGCCCCGCCAGCTTGGCGGCGAAGCTCGTCTTGCCCGCGCCCTGCAGGCCCACGAGCATGACCGTGGACACCGGGCTCGTCCGCAGGTCCAGCGGGTGATGGCCCTCGCCTCCGCCAAGGAGCTTCACGAGCTCCTCGTGGACGATCCCCACCACCTGCTGCGCCGTGCTCAGCTCGCCCAGCGCCTGCCGCCCCACCGCGCTCTCGCGGACGCGGGCGACGAAGTCGCGCGTGACGCCGAAGTTGACGTCCGCTTCGAGCAGCGCGCGGCGCACTTCGCGCAGCGCCTCCTCGACGTCCTCCTCCCGAAGTTTTCCCTTCCCCCTCAGCTTGGTGAAGACGGACTCCAAGCGCTCGCTGAGGTTCTGGAACACGAAGGCCTCCGGGAGAGCGCCCCCTGCCAGGCGTGGCGTAGGCGCACGAAGTCGGCAATATAGCAGAGCTTACCCTGCCTGACAAGCCCCTGGCGGCGGCAAAACGCGCTATTTTGAGGCGGCGGCCTCGCGGAGCGCGGCCACGGCGGCGGCCCGGTCGGGCTTGCCCATGACGGCGCTGGCGGCCACCAGCACGTCCGCGCCCGCGCGGCGCAGGAGGCCGGCCTGGGCGGGCCCCACGCCGCCGTCCACGGAGATGGCGAAGTCGAGGCCCGCCTCGCGGCGCAGGGCCGCGGCGGCCTCGACCTTCTCCACGGCCGCGGGCTGGAAGGCCTGGCCGCAGTAGCCGGGCTCGACGCTCATCACCAGCAGCAGGTCGAGGCGCTCCCAGAGCGGCCCCGCCGGGGGCAGCGGCGTGCCAGGGCGGACCGAGAGGCCCGCCAGGACGCCGAGCGCGTGGAGCGCGTCGACTGCGCGCACGGGGTCGCTCAGGGTCTCGAGGTGCAGGGTGAGTCCGTGGCAGCCCGCCTCGGCATAGCTGGCGGCGCTGGCCAGGGGCGACTCGATCATCAGGTGGCAGTCGAGGGGCAGCCGGGCCACCTTCGCCACGGCGGCGATGACCTCGGGGCCGAAGGTGAGGTTGGGGACGAAGTGGCCGTCCATGACGTCCAGATGCAGCAGGTCCGCGCCGGCCGTCTCCACGTCGCGCACCTCGTCGGCCAGGCGGGCCAGGTCGCCGCCGAGCAGCGACGGCGCCACGCCCACCCTATTGCGATCCAGATGCGACCACCAGCTCAAGGTGCCGCCCCCCTTCCACGCGAGTCCCCGCGGCGGGACTCTGAGACAGGATGTCGCCGGGCCGCGCGCCCAGCGCGCTCCGGTAGCGCAGCTCCGGGCGTTCCAGCCCGCTGTCCGCCAGCAGGGCCAGCGCGGCGTCCAGGTCCCGCTGCGTCAGGTCGGGCATCAGGTAGCCGCCCGCGCCGGCGCCGCCCCCCGTGGACAGCAGCAGGGCGACGCTTCCGCCCAGCGGCACGCGCGCGCCGGGTCCCGGGCGGCTGCTGAGGACGTCGCCCGCGGGCGTGTCGCCGGGGCAGCGCAGCAGATCGCCGGGCACCAGGCCCAGGTCCTCGAGGCTCAGGCGCGCCTGGCGCTCGGTCTGCCCGTGCAGCTCGGGGACCACGACCATGCGCGGGCCCGCGGAGAAGGTGACCGTGACGCGCCGGCCCGACTTGACCTGGGTCCCGGCGGGTGGGTGCTGGCGCAACAGGTAGCCGCTGGGCAGCGAGGCGTCGAACTCCGCCGGGCGCTCGCTCAGGATCAGGCCGCGCCGCGCGCAGAGGGCGTAGACCTCCTCCTTCGAGCTGCCCTCGAGCAGCGGCATGGCGAAGGCGGTTCCGCTGCCCACGTGGTGCGGCAGGATCCAGCGGTTGGCGACCCAGATGCCCAGCAGCACGAAGGCCGCCATGCCCAGGACGCTCAACGTGAAGCGCGTGAGTCCGCGCATCTTCATCCTGCGCTTCTCCCCTCGGCCGGCGTTTCGCGGCGCCGGCAGCGGAAGGCGTACATGCCCGAGCCATCCTCGACGTCGGGCAACA
Above is a genomic segment from Candidatus Latescibacterota bacterium containing:
- the ffh gene encoding signal recognition particle protein, producing MFQNLSERLESVFTKLRGKGKLREEDVEEALREVRRALLEADVNFGVTRDFVARVRESAVGRQALGELSTAQQVVGIVHEELVKLLGGGEGHHPLDLRTSPVSTVMLVGLQGAGKTSFAAKLAGLLRRQGRRPLLVGADIQRPAAMDQLEVLGRQIDIPVFLDRDEKDVGVIAESGRADARARLCDLMLLDTAGRLHVDEALMGELEGLNARLRPDEILLVVDAMTGQEAVRVAEAFKDRLPLTGVLLSKLDGDARGGAALSVRAVTGLPIKFVGVGETVKDVEAFHPDRMAGRILGMGDVLSLVEKVQQEQDLAEAQQLEQKLRKQGLDLEDMLGQIEKLQKMGPLNKILGMLPGMSKLQSQGFEADEGQLTRVRAIIQSMTRQERRRPEIIDGSRRRRIARGSGTTVQDVNQLLRQHGEMKKMMKTLGRMKGRGRVPGPMRGGPGN
- the rpe gene encoding ribulose-phosphate 3-epimerase, coding for MDRNRVGVAPSLLGGDLARLADEVRDVETAGADLLHLDVMDGHFVPNLTFGPEVIAAVAKVARLPLDCHLMIESPLASAASYAEAGCHGLTLHLETLSDPVRAVDALHALGVLAGLSVRPGTPLPPAGPLWERLDLLLVMSVEPGYCGQAFQPAAVEKVEAAAALRREAGLDFAISVDGGVGPAQAGLLRRAGADVLVAASAVMGKPDRAAAVAALREAAASK
- a CDS encoding PASTA domain-containing protein — encoded protein: MKMRGLTRFTLSVLGMAAFVLLGIWVANRWILPHHVGSGTAFAMPLLEGSSKEEVYALCARRGLILSERPAEFDASLPSGYLLRQHPPAGTQVKSGRRVTVTFSAGPRMVVVPELHGQTERQARLSLEDLGLVPGDLLRCPGDTPAGDVLSSRPGPGARVPLGGSVALLLSTGGGAGAGGYLMPDLTQRDLDAALALLADSGLERPELRYRSALGARPGDILSQSPAAGTRVEGGRHLELVVASGSQ